Proteins found in one Plectropomus leopardus isolate mb unplaced genomic scaffold, YSFRI_Pleo_2.0 unplaced_scaffold18168, whole genome shotgun sequence genomic segment:
- the LOC121965005 gene encoding calcium/calmodulin-dependent protein kinase type II subunit beta-like, with product KICDPGLTSFEPEGLGNLVEGMDFHRFYFDNLLSKNSKPIHTTILNPHVHMIGDDAACIAYIRLTQFVDGQGHPRSSQSEETRVWHRRDSRWQNVHFHCSGAPAAPLQG from the exons GAAGATCTGCGACCCCGGTCTGACCTCGTTTGAGCCGGAGGGTTTGGGTAACCTGGTGGAGGGAATGGACTTCCAcagattttactttgacaatc tcCTCTCCAAGAACAGCAAACCCATCCACACCACCATCCTCAACCCTCACGTGCACATGATCGGGGACGACGCCGCCTGCATCGCCTACATCCGCCTGACGCAGTTTGTGGACGGGCAGGGCCACCCCCgctccagccaatcagaggagacCAGAGTATGGCACCGCAGGGACAGCCGGTGGCAAAACGTCCACTTCCACTGCTCAGGAGCTCCCGCCGCCCCGCTGCAGGGATGA